Proteins encoded by one window of Antechinus flavipes isolate AdamAnt ecotype Samford, QLD, Australia chromosome 4, AdamAnt_v2, whole genome shotgun sequence:
- the LORICRIN gene encoding loricrin isoform X1: MSYQKTQPTPQPPVGCVKVSGGGGGGGGSGGGGSGCGGGSSGGGSGGGGGYCYSSGGGSGGGGSGCGGGSSGGGSGGYCYSSGGGGGGSGGSGCYSSGGGSSGGGGSSGCGGGSGGGSGGGSSYYPSQQKYCGTSGGGGGGGGSGGSGGSGCGGGYSGGGSSCGGGYSGGGGGGSSCGGGYSGGGSSCGGGYSGGGSSCGGGYSGGGSSCGGGSGGGSSGGSSCGGGSGGGSGGGYYCGGGGSSGGGSGGGSSGGGYSSQQCVQAPSQQSSGGGSYGGSSGCGGGGYGGGGSSSGCGGGSSGGSSGGGCGYPSGGGGSSGCGGGSSGCGGGSSGGSSGGGCGYPSGGSSGCGGGSGGGSSGGGCGYPSGGGGGSSGCGGGSSGGSGGGSSGGGKGVPVAHQTQQKQAPCWPSSK; the protein is encoded by the coding sequence ATGTCTTACCAGAAGACCCAGCCCACACCCCAGCCCCCAGTAGGATGTGTGAAGGTCtccggtggcggcggcggcggcggcggctcagGGGGCGGCGGATCCGGTTGCGGTGGGGGTAGCAGCGGTGgtggcagcggcggcggcggcggctacTGCTACTCCAGCGGAGGTGGTTCAGGTGGCGGCGGATCCGGCTGTGGTGGAGGTAGCAGCGGTGGTGGCAGCGGCGGCTACTGCTACTCcagcggcggtggcggcggcggcagcggcggcagcGGCTGTTACTCCAGCGGTGGTGGTTCCAGCGGTGGTGGAGGCTCCTCCGGCTGCGGTGGCGGCTCCGGTGGCGGCTCCGGTGGTGGCTCCTCCTACTATCCCAGCCAACAGAAATACTGCGGAACcagcggcggcggtggcggcggcggcggctccggCGGCTCCGGCGGCTCCGGCTGCGGTGGAGGCTACTCAGGAGGCGGCTCTAGCTGCGGCGGAGGCTACTCTGGAGGCGGCGGGGGTGGCTCCAGCTGCGGAGGCGGATACTCCGGTGGAGGCTCCAGCTGCGGAGGCGGATACTCCGGTGGAGGCTCCAGCTGCGGAGGCGGATACTCCGGTGGAGGCTCCAGCTGCGGAGGCGGTTCCGGGGGCGGTTCTAGCGGCGGCTCCAGCTGCGGAGGCGGCTCAGGCGGCGGCTCTGGCGGTGGCTACtactgcggcggcggcggctccaGCGGCGGCGGCTCCGGCGGCGGCTCCAGCGGCGGCGGCTACTCTTCTCAGCAGTGCGTCCAAGCTCCATCCCAGCAGAGCAGCGGAGGGGGCTCATACGGGGGCTCCTCCGGCTGCGGGGGCGGCGGCTACGGTGGCGGCGGCTCCTCCTCCGGCTGCGGCGGCGGCTCCAGCGGTGGCTCCAGCGGTGGTGGCTGCGGCTACcccagcggcggcggcggctcttCTGGCTGCGGCGGCGGCTCCTCTGGCTGCGGCGGCGGCTCCAGCGGTGGTTCCAGCGGTGGTGGCTGCGGCTACCCCAGCGGCGGCTCCTCTGGCTGTGGCGGTGGCTCCGGCGGTGGTTCCAGCGGTGGTGGCTGCGGCTACcccagcggcggcggcggcggctcctCTGGATGCGGGGGTGGCTCTTCCGGGGGCAGCGGCGGTGGCTCCTCCGGGGGTGGCAAGGGAGTGCCCGTGGCCCACCAGACCCAGCAGAAGCAGGCACCTTGCTGGCCATCCAGCAAGTAA
- the LORICRIN gene encoding loricrin isoform X2 — protein MSYQKTQPTPQPPVGCVKVSGGGGGGGGSGGGGSGCGGGSSGGSSGGGSGGYCYSSGGGGGGSGGSGCYSSGGGSSGGGGSSGCGGGSGGGSGGGSSYYPSQQKYCGTSGGGGGGGGSGGSGGSGCGGGYSGGGSSCGGGYSGGGGGGSSCGGGYSGGGSSCGGGYSGGGSSCGGGYSGGGSSCGGGSGGGSSGGSSCGGGSGGGSGGGYYCGGGGSSGGGSGGGSSGGGYSSQQCVQAPSQQSSGGGSYGGSSGCGGGGYGGGGSSSGCGGGSSGGSSGGGCGYPSGGGGSSGCGGGSSGCGGGSSGGSSGGGCGYPSGGSSGCGGGSGGGSSGGGCGYPSGGGGGSSGCGGGSSGGSGGGSSGGGKGVPVAHQTQQKQAPCWPSSK, from the exons ATGTCTTACCAGAAGACCCAGCCCACACCCCAGCCCCCAGTAGGATGTGTGAAGGTCtccggtggcggcggcggcggcggcggctcagGGGGCGGCGGATCCGGTTGCGGTGGGGGTAGCAGCGGTG GTAGCAGCGGTGGTGGCAGCGGCGGCTACTGCTACTCcagcggcggtggcggcggcggcagcggcggcagcGGCTGTTACTCCAGCGGTGGTGGTTCCAGCGGTGGTGGAGGCTCCTCCGGCTGCGGTGGCGGCTCCGGTGGCGGCTCCGGTGGTGGCTCCTCCTACTATCCCAGCCAACAGAAATACTGCGGAACcagcggcggcggtggcggcggcggcggctccggCGGCTCCGGCGGCTCCGGCTGCGGTGGAGGCTACTCAGGAGGCGGCTCTAGCTGCGGCGGAGGCTACTCTGGAGGCGGCGGGGGTGGCTCCAGCTGCGGAGGCGGATACTCCGGTGGAGGCTCCAGCTGCGGAGGCGGATACTCCGGTGGAGGCTCCAGCTGCGGAGGCGGATACTCCGGTGGAGGCTCCAGCTGCGGAGGCGGTTCCGGGGGCGGTTCTAGCGGCGGCTCCAGCTGCGGAGGCGGCTCAGGCGGCGGCTCTGGCGGTGGCTACtactgcggcggcggcggctccaGCGGCGGCGGCTCCGGCGGCGGCTCCAGCGGCGGCGGCTACTCTTCTCAGCAGTGCGTCCAAGCTCCATCCCAGCAGAGCAGCGGAGGGGGCTCATACGGGGGCTCCTCCGGCTGCGGGGGCGGCGGCTACGGTGGCGGCGGCTCCTCCTCCGGCTGCGGCGGCGGCTCCAGCGGTGGCTCCAGCGGTGGTGGCTGCGGCTACcccagcggcggcggcggctcttCTGGCTGCGGCGGCGGCTCCTCTGGCTGCGGCGGCGGCTCCAGCGGTGGTTCCAGCGGTGGTGGCTGCGGCTACCCCAGCGGCGGCTCCTCTGGCTGTGGCGGTGGCTCCGGCGGTGGTTCCAGCGGTGGTGGCTGCGGCTACcccagcggcggcggcggcggctcctCTGGATGCGGGGGTGGCTCTTCCGGGGGCAGCGGCGGTGGCTCCTCCGGGGGTGGCAAGGGAGTGCCCGTGGCCCACCAGACCCAGCAGAAGCAGGCACCTTGCTGGCCATCCAGCAAGTAA